A window of Coleofasciculus sp. FACHB-1120 genomic DNA:
CGTCCCGCAAGCGAAGTATGTGGAAGCCTTGGCAGAGGATATGCCTTTGCTGAGCGATCGCTTTGACCTCGTGCATACGAGTGCTGCCATGCATGAAATGGAACCCGATCGATTGCGACAAATTCTCCAAGAAGTCTACCGGGTACTCAAACCAGGAGGCATCTTTGCCTTGGTCGATTTTCATCGTCCCACAAATCCGCTATTTTGGCCTCCAATCTCCCTATTTTTGTGGCTGTTTGAAACAGAAACCGCTTGGCAGTTGTTACAGACGGATTTGCCTGGGTTGTTGCAGGAGATTGGGTTTAATCTGGTGGAAGAACCTACTCTCCATGCAGGTGGAAGTTTGCAGGTGATTCACGCCCGGAAATAAACTACTCCAGAACGCACTCCAAACAGAGCCAGAGGGAAGCAGCGCGTCTACTCTGCATTCCCAGATACACGAATTAGCTACAAATGAGACGCCTTCTCTTGCCTCACAAGCGGCTAATCGCCACCAGAAAATCAAGGAAATATATCACAGATGAAAAGCGAAACAATTGAGCTGTTATCAAACCGGGAGTTGGATAAAATGCGTCAGGCTGGGCGCTTGGCGGCTGAACTCCTCAACCATCTCGAACCGATGGTCAAGCCAGGAGTCAGTACCCTAGAAATCAACGATGAAGCCGAACGCTGGACTTTAGCTCACAAAGCGAAAAGCGCCCCGCTGGGCTACAAAGGATTTCCCAAGTCTCTTTGCACCAGCATCAATGAAGTGGTCTGTCACGGCATCCCTAGCGCTAAACAGGTTCTAAAAGAAGGAGACATCATTAACATTGATGTGACGCCGCTGGTGGATGGCTACCACGGCGATACCTCTAAGACGTTTTTTGTGGGTAAGCCCTCACCCACGGCGAAAAAGTTGGTTGAGGTGACGCTGGAGTGCTTAAACAGAGGAATTGCTGAAGTCAAGCCGGGGGCGCGGATTGGCGATATTGGGGCAGCGATTCAAGAGTACGCTGAAGGAGAAGGTTTTTCTGTGGTACGGAACTTCGCGGGACACGGTGTTCACCGCATTTTCCATACTGCACCAGAGATTCTCCATTATGGTAGACGCGGAACTGGGAAGCGTCTGAGACCGGGCATGGTTTTTACGATTGAACCGATGATTAATGAGGGCACTTGGGAAGTCGAGGTTCTCGACGATGGGTGGACGGCTATCACACTCGATCGCAAGCTCTCCGCCCAGTTTGAGCATACGGTGGCTGTCACTGAGGAAGGCGTCGAAATCCTTACCCAAGCTTAAGGATAGACGGTTCCCTCATCAAAGGTTGCTTTGTCGCGCTGGAGGAATTGTTGGGAGGTTGTGAGGAGCGTAGATGTGCCAGGTTTTGGCTAAACGATCTAAAATTGTCTGGCTTCTAACGGCGTTGTTTCTGTAATTCCGTGACTTGTGCTTCTAGTTTGTTGATACGCTGCTTGAGTTCGATAACCAGAGTGGCTAGGCGGTCAAACATGGGGTCTGCTGAGGCGGGTCGATTGCCTCTAGGGGCAATGGGAGGCGCTGGCTTCGTTGAGCCAGTTCTTTGAGTGGACTGGTTCAGCCCTAATACCTGCGACTGTAGCTGATTTATTTGCGATCGCAATTGATAAGTTTCGGATTCCAATCTAGAAATCCGCGATTCTAAGTAAGATGACTCTTGCGCCAGTGTTTGTTTGGGCAGGAGGGCGATTCCCAACATGATGGCAAGACAAAGCAACTCTATTTTTTTGAACATACATTATTGATCCTCTCAGGTAGGACAATTCGTGTGTTGGTGGTTGCATGGGGCACTCAGCGATCGCTTTATGAAAGCGATCGCACTAAATTAAATCAGAACAAGCAGGCTGTGTGGGTGTATCGATTGATTCAGGCGCTTGGACTTTGGTCTTTCTAATTTTTGATTTTTTGCTTTGCGTCCAGCTACAGATATCACGAGCTAGCTGTTTCCCATTGACTGCACAGTTAGAAGCTTTTTGGGTAAACTCTTCTACCGATGTAGTCGGTTTGCCCGGTTGAGACTTCACAAGACCATGAGCGCATTCATTCCGGTCGTAGCTCCAGAGCCTCACCGCATCAATCAAATCTTCTCTGGTTTTATACGGAACTTTCTCATCCCGCCTTTTCCATTCCTGAAGCAATCTTCCAAGAAAGGTTTCTTTATTCGTAAACTGATGAGTTTCGCCTGCTTCTTTCAGTCTAACAACTAAGTAACTCAAAAGCCGATCTGAAATGATGCTTTCCGCAATCATAATTGATTCTAGAAAAAACTCTTTTTGAATTGCCTCTTCCATGCGCTCAAAGGCAAACTTATAGGATTGAAATTTGATGATATTTTTGGTTGTTGCAGTTTTCATCCTATTAACCTTTGCGAGAGTCGGAAGTATGGCACCTAGAACAGATCAGCCAAATTACTCAAAACTTAAGTTGTGTACTCAGCGTTAATCTTCACATAGTCATAACTTAAGTCGCACCCCCAAGCGACACCAGAACCCGAACCATTCCCGATGCTCAGCGCGATCGCAACGGTCTGATCTTTAAAATTAGTCGGCGATGCAGGACGACTAAACGCAACAGGTTGACCGGACTCTACTTGCATTAAGTCATTACTGGAATCAGTGCTAAGTACCTCTTTTGCCGACGCTGCCGCCGCTTGTTTTAAATAAGCACTCGCCGCCGCCCGATCGAAGGGCAAAGGTTGACCATTTTCCATTAATAAGAAGTCCCCTAGCTGAATGCGGAGATGTTCTTGATCGAACAGCACCCCGGAACGACCCGCCGCTGCGGCAATTCGTCCCCAGTTAGGATCGCGCCCAAACACGGCTGACTTGACTAAGGATGAACCGACAACGGTTTTGGCAACCTGACGGGCAGCTTTTTCATCAGATGCGCCGGTAACTTGTACTTCAATTAAGCAGGTAGCCCCTTCGCCATCACGGGCGATCGCTTTCGCTAAATATTGGCAAACTTCAGTCAGCATCGCCTCTAATTTCTCGGCGTCTGGTCCCATTTCGGTAATCGCCGGGGTGCGAGATTCTCCGTTTGCTAAGGCGATCAGCGTATCGTTGGTACTCGTATCGCCATCTACGGTAATTTGGTTAAAACTTTGGTCGGCGGCTCGACTTACCATTTTTTGCCATAGGGAGGGAGCAACCGCCGCATCGCAAGTGACAAAAGCCAGCATCGTCGCCATGTTGGGATGAATCATCCCAGATCCCTTTGCCATACCGCCGATTCGCACCGGGCGATCGCCAAAAGTTGTCTCTAGGGCAATCGATTTCGTCACTAAATCGGTGGTGACGATTGCTTGTGCAGCTGCATCGCCGCCGGTTTCAGAGGCAGCGGCGACCAATTTAGGAATTCCATCTCGGAGGGCATCCATCTTAATTCGTTGCCCAATGACGCCTGTAGATGCCAATAAGATAGAGTCAGAGGAAATATTCAGCACTTGAGCCAACATCTGAGCGCTTTCAATTGCATCGATCCAACCTTGGGAACCCGTGGCGGCGTTGGCTTGCCCAGCGTTGCAGAGAATTGCGTGGGCGCTGTGTTTGACAGAGAGCTGCTGACGGCAATAATCGACACAAGCGGCGCGTACCTGACTGGTGGTGAAGACGCCTGCTGCGATCGCTTCTACCTCTGAATAAATTAATGCCAAATCTGGTAAGCCTGAAGGCTTCAGTCCGGCAGCAATTCCAGCCGCCCGATACCCTCTAGGAGCCGTTACTCCACCACTAATAATTTGCCAGTTTGTCATCACTCCCCCTGAAACCTAAATGATGCAAATTTTAGCAATTCTCAGGGCTGACAAACTGTTACTGAGTCATAAATTAAATTGGGGGCGATCGCGTTGCGCCCAACAAGTCAGTTCGCTTTGTGGATGCTCTCTACAGTTTACGTCCCTTCTATGTGAGCGATTGGGAAGACGCGATCGCCGTTAAAAACGTAAGATTTCTCTTTCGTAGTTTTCTGGACCTGGCTCTATTTCCCACACCAATCCTTCTCCAGGTGCCAGAATGACATCAACGTAAAGCTGGTCTACAGCAGTCGTGGCAATATCTTCGTTGTTTTCAAAGGGTTGTAAGTCCTCAGTCAGAAGTCTGAGGGTAAATCCACCGGGAATGCTTGTACCGATTGATAAATTTCGCAGCTCAAAGCGCCAGCTTCGCTCCTCTGGATTACCTAGGGGGATGACTTGCAATTCGTATTGTTGACCGGCAATGTCCAATCGGCGAGACAGTGCGGTGAGCATCGGCGTGGGTTCTGCGCTTCTAGCACCCGCAAAACTCGGTTGAAACTCAACCCGTCCCCAACCCAATTGCTGTCCGACTTCTGAGACACCCATCCGGAGCCATTGCAGAATTGACCACTGCTCCGGTAGTCCTTGCCGTCGTTCGTACAAACGCTCTCGCCAGCCGCCATGCTCTAGTAACGCTCCCCAGATAGCAAAAGGCACTTCTAGCCGAGGCGCTGTAATTGCAGTGTTTGCTAAACGCTGGATCAAATTTTCTGCTTGTGTTGAGGATAAAGGGGTCATTGGTGCAACCTCGGTGCGGGTCGCTTCTTCCGGGCAAAGTTGACGCGCCACCCACAGAGCATTGATGTCTGGAATTACGTCGCTTTCATCTAAAGAATAAGTGCGATCGCTCGCATCATAATTTCCTCTCGTCTTTAGCTGTTGATGAGTGCAGTACCCCCAAATCCTGAGCCACCCATTATCCGGATCGACTTGCACGGCTAGGTAATAATCCCCAACCCAACTGGGTATATCTACCCATTCTTGCGGCACCCGCAATTCGCTCAAGTCGATGGCTTCGCTGACAATGAAGACGAATCGCGTTGTCCCTAATTCAATCGCGGTTCCATTCACCACTTCCCAGCCGCTGGGTAAAGCGCCAACACTAGGCCAAGCTTTCGCTCTTGGTTCGTACTCTTCTCGCAGCCAAGATAAAATTGCACTCAGGGAAATTTGATTGAGATAAGCATTCCAACGACTACTGAGTGTAGAAAAAGATTGGCTTTGTTGTTGCGCCTGATTTTGAGCGGTGGGCGAGATTTCTAAGCACAGTTGAGTCGGATCGGTAAAGGCAAATAAGGCGGCGTCATAGGTCATTGGGGCTGCTCCCTGTGGGTTAGGGTGTCAAGATGGCTGTAGTGGGTTTTGAGCCATTCTTCCAGCACTGCACTGGTATCTTTTAGTACGTCTGAGGTCAAGGAAATATGCAGGGTGTTCTGGCTCCATTGAGCCAGCGCCAGCAGCAAGGATTGCCGTGCCTTAGAAAGCCGACGAGAAACCGTATATTGCTGAATTTCCAACTGCTGAGCAATCTGCTGTTGATTTAGCTGCTGAGTGTAGTACATCTGCAATAGTTGTTGGGCTTGGGATTCCAGCTTGGCAACGGCTGCGACTAAAACTGCGTTAATTTCAGCTAGCTGAGAATTGCGGCTTTGTTCTTCTTCCTGACTAATAATTTCGGCAAGTAAAGATGGAGATTCAGTTCCAGAGAGCGTCTCCAGGAATTCTCCAGAATCTTGTCCTTCCCTGGGAGTATTCAGGGAATTAAACGTCGGATAGAGATAGTCGCGTGCAGCTTTCGCACAACTCAGCAGCCACTTTTCCAACGTTTCGGGATGACATTCTGCACCTTGTCGTTGTGAATTGTAATTGTACAGGGTTGAGATCGCGTTCCAAGCAGCAGTGTCTGGTTTCGGAAGTTTGCGGCTGACGACAGTTTGCGTCGGGACATACACCGCCTTGAAACAGTTCCAAGCGAGAACGTAACTTGCGATCGCTTGCGAAGATAACCCCGCTGTTTGCAAAGCCTCAATGAGTCGCTTTTGGCTGATTTTACGCAACAATCCCCAAGGCGTGCAGATATCCACTTCCCCGCGCTGGCGCAGGTTTTCGCGGATCAGATTGCCGAAAATGGCACTCGCGTAATTTTTCAGTGCAAAACCTTGGCTAGGGTTAAAGCCTTTGAGGACTTTATCAACTTGCGCGATCGCGATTTGAAAACAGTCAGCGACAGTATTCTGTCCGCTGGAAAAATTTGCAGCCGTTTTTTGAGCCACCCAATAGCCAGTTTCTTGGAGATAAGCGGCTAGATGCCATGTTCCCAGGGAATCACTCATTTTGGGCGATCGCGCCAGACTCTCCCCCTGAAATTGCCTTTCCTTGTACCAGTAAAGCACCCAATATTTTTCTGAAGTTTCTGGTTGTGGCAGCTGACTCATGCAACCCAGCATACTTCGCCGCAGTTTGGCATCTGTCACCCAACCACTGAACCGATCCGCATCAAATTGCAAGAACGTCGAAAAAATTTCAATGATGTTTTGCCGAGTCTGCATAAAAAATCGCCAACCGACATAGAGAACAACAGACGGGATTTAGCAACGCTTCCCGAACTTGACTACAGGAACTCAACAACGTTTCCCAAACCTTACTACAAAAAGTTAGCAAGATGGTCAGACTTAATTTTCGTTTTCGGTTTCGACCCTCTTTGCAACATATTTGGTTAGAGCCATTTAAAATTTATGAGCGTTGCGCCGAGGGAATTTAATGTAATGGGTGCCTGGAGAGAAAAGTGGCAATAATTTCTAATTGAATCCCTCAGTTTGAATCTTAACTTCCTCTCATCTAGGGAAATGTATTTCTATTACTAAATCTAGGTTTCTCGTGCAGAGGCTAGATAGGGAATCTTGCGATCGCAATTGGTTTCAAGTCTTAAGCTATCTTCTCTAGAGAGAGCGATCGCTTTTAGGTAAGTCTTAATACATTCGCTGTAATTTTAGCTACCGAGTGGGGCATTTTTGATGTATTTCCTCCGCGGTATTATTCGAGCCATTAAAGTGTAAGGTTGAGGTAGTCAGTTTTTTAATGTAGATTCTTCTAAACTCAGCCCCATCTGCATTGTATATAATAAACCCCTGCGGAATAGGTTTATAAGTTCCAGGCGTTGAAAACATTTTTGACCATTGGTTATTAGAATTCCACAGACCTTGGACATAGCCATCTGCTGTATACACCATTCTGCTATGGTTGCATTGCCCTGGTGGACTCCATTCACCAACCAGCAATTTGTAGTTAATCTGCGTTTCAGCGTTTGCGCCGGGGGTGAAGCTTGTTAGTAGTAGGGCGAGAATGACGGGATTACTGCCGATTAGCTTTCTTAGTTTCATCCTTGCGGCAGTGTTTGAAATCTGCGATCGCTTAACCATAATCTCTTCTAATTTTTAAACCTCAACACTTCAATTCTTCACCCGATAATGAAGCAATAAGACACCACTTTCATAGATTTTGCTGTCGGTGAGTTCTACAGCGGTTTGCTTGATGACTCCGGAAAAAAGTGGAATGCCCGATCCGAACAGTACCGGACTCAACTTCAGGATGATCTCGTCAATCAAGTTTTCGCCAAGAAGCATTGTCGCTAAATCCGCGCCACCGCAAAGGTAAATGTCTTTGCCCGTTTCATTCTTCAATTTCCTGAGCAATTCAGCAATATTGTCTGAAACGAGTTCAACATTCTCATCCGGACTTTCCTTCATCGTCCGCGAGAAAACGTACTGCTTCATCGTTGGATAAGGATTGGTAACGCCGAGCTTCAGTCCGAACTCGTATGTCCTACGTCCCATTAAAACGACATCAAACTGCTTGAGCGATTCGAGATAATCGGTTATGTGTTCGCCTTCCGTAGGAAAACCATCAACTGTGTGATCTTCGTGGGCAATAAACCCATCAATGGTGCAAGCTACGTAATATTTTAGTCTTCGCATATAGCAATTCTGGTTTGGATGCAGTCCAGTTTAACCCCACCCTGGCTCCTCCCCACAAGCTTTCGCCTTTGAGGAGTTCCACACGTCGCTCGTCCAAGATGCCCTTTGCATTTGCAATAAGGGGTGATGCTCGTCCAGCGTCCATTTGGCTATCGTTACGGTCATAGCGAATGCTTCTTGTCAGCTAGGCGATCGCTTTCTTTTCGATATTCTCACTTCACAGCATAATCTACCAAGATTACCCGTCTGTCCGTTG
This region includes:
- the argJ gene encoding bifunctional ornithine acetyltransferase/N-acetylglutamate synthase — its product is MTNWQIISGGVTAPRGYRAAGIAAGLKPSGLPDLALIYSEVEAIAAGVFTTSQVRAACVDYCRQQLSVKHSAHAILCNAGQANAATGSQGWIDAIESAQMLAQVLNISSDSILLASTGVIGQRIKMDALRDGIPKLVAAASETGGDAAAQAIVTTDLVTKSIALETTFGDRPVRIGGMAKGSGMIHPNMATMLAFVTCDAAVAPSLWQKMVSRAADQSFNQITVDGDTSTNDTLIALANGESRTPAITEMGPDAEKLEAMLTEVCQYLAKAIARDGEGATCLIEVQVTGASDEKAARQVAKTVVGSSLVKSAVFGRDPNWGRIAAAAGRSGVLFDQEHLRIQLGDFLLMENGQPLPFDRAAASAYLKQAAAASAKEVLSTDSSNDLMQVESGQPVAFSRPASPTNFKDQTVAIALSIGNGSGSGVAWGCDLSYDYVKINAEYTT
- a CDS encoding sigma-70 family RNA polymerase sigma factor; this translates as MQTRQNIIEIFSTFLQFDADRFSGWVTDAKLRRSMLGCMSQLPQPETSEKYWVLYWYKERQFQGESLARSPKMSDSLGTWHLAAYLQETGYWVAQKTAANFSSGQNTVADCFQIAIAQVDKVLKGFNPSQGFALKNYASAIFGNLIRENLRQRGEVDICTPWGLLRKISQKRLIEALQTAGLSSQAIASYVLAWNCFKAVYVPTQTVVSRKLPKPDTAAWNAISTLYNYNSQRQGAECHPETLEKWLLSCAKAARDYLYPTFNSLNTPREGQDSGEFLETLSGTESPSLLAEIISQEEEQSRNSQLAEINAVLVAAVAKLESQAQQLLQMYYTQQLNQQQIAQQLEIQQYTVSRRLSKARQSLLLALAQWSQNTLHISLTSDVLKDTSAVLEEWLKTHYSHLDTLTHREQPQ
- a CDS encoding methyltransferase domain-containing protein gives rise to the protein MATILRTWSYQHQWLYDAIARLAAVSVGGEARFRQLALQGLTIDSETKVLDLCCGSGQATQVLVKYSEDVTGLDISPVSLERAQRNVPQAKYVEALAEDMPLLSDRFDLVHTSAAMHEMEPDRLRQILQEVYRVLKPGGIFALVDFHRPTNPLFWPPISLFLWLFETETAWQLLQTDLPGLLQEIGFNLVEEPTLHAGGSLQVIHARK
- a CDS encoding dihydrofolate reductase family protein, giving the protein MRRLKYYVACTIDGFIAHEDHTVDGFPTEGEHITDYLESLKQFDVVLMGRRTYEFGLKLGVTNPYPTMKQYVFSRTMKESPDENVELVSDNIAELLRKLKNETGKDIYLCGGADLATMLLGENLIDEIILKLSPVLFGSGIPLFSGVIKQTAVELTDSKIYESGVLLLHYRVKN
- the map gene encoding type I methionyl aminopeptidase, with amino-acid sequence MKSETIELLSNRELDKMRQAGRLAAELLNHLEPMVKPGVSTLEINDEAERWTLAHKAKSAPLGYKGFPKSLCTSINEVVCHGIPSAKQVLKEGDIINIDVTPLVDGYHGDTSKTFFVGKPSPTAKKLVEVTLECLNRGIAEVKPGARIGDIGAAIQEYAEGEGFSVVRNFAGHGVHRIFHTAPEILHYGRRGTGKRLRPGMVFTIEPMINEGTWEVEVLDDGWTAITLDRKLSAQFEHTVAVTEEGVEILTQA
- a CDS encoding DUF1822 family protein; its protein translation is MTYDAALFAFTDPTQLCLEISPTAQNQAQQQSQSFSTLSSRWNAYLNQISLSAILSWLREEYEPRAKAWPSVGALPSGWEVVNGTAIELGTTRFVFIVSEAIDLSELRVPQEWVDIPSWVGDYYLAVQVDPDNGWLRIWGYCTHQQLKTRGNYDASDRTYSLDESDVIPDINALWVARQLCPEEATRTEVAPMTPLSSTQAENLIQRLANTAITAPRLEVPFAIWGALLEHGGWRERLYERRQGLPEQWSILQWLRMGVSEVGQQLGWGRVEFQPSFAGARSAEPTPMLTALSRRLDIAGQQYELQVIPLGNPEERSWRFELRNLSIGTSIPGGFTLRLLTEDLQPFENNEDIATTAVDQLYVDVILAPGEGLVWEIEPGPENYEREILRF